One Brassica napus cultivar Da-Ae chromosome C4, Da-Ae, whole genome shotgun sequence genomic region harbors:
- the LOC106420748 gene encoding pyridoxine/pyridoxamine 5'-phosphate oxidase 2 codes for MEKPKLRVRKTMGTAAAPWKQLLFGAIEANSHLKHSSYAQLATIGVNGRPSNRTVVFRGFEENGERIQINTDLRSRKIQELKQCPFSEMCWYFSDTWEQFRINGRVEVIDASNTDQTKLQLREKAWFANSLKSRMTYTCPAPGMPYNGEQPDQEVKLDPSSGPVADYCLMLLEPEKVDYLNLKSNQRLLFSSMISGTGDKCWTSEKVNP; via the exons ATGGAAAAGCCGAAACTCCGAGTGAGGAAGACGATGGGAACAGCTGCAGCGCCATGGAAGCAGCTTCTCTTCGGTGCGATCGAGGCCAATTCTCACCTAAAACACTCTTCCTACGCTCAGCTC GCGACGATTGGTGTTAATGGCCGCCCTTCGAATCGCACCGTCGTCTTCAG GGGCTTTGAAGAGAACGGTGAGAGGATTCAAATCAACACTGATCTTCGTAGCCGCAAG ATTCAAGAGCTTAAGCAGTGTCCGTTCTCTGAG ATGTGTTGGTATTTCTCGGATACTTGGGAGCAGTTTCGGATCAATGGAAGGGTTGAGGTCATTGATGCTTCGAATACTGACCAGACCAAGCTTCAG CTAAGAGAGAAGGCTTGGTTTGCTAATTCTCTAAAGTCAAGGATGACGTACACCTGTCCTGCGCCTGGTATGCCTTACAATGGTGAGCAACCAGATCAAGAAGTTAAGTTAGATCCCTCAAGTGGTCCAGTTGCTGATTACTGTCTAATGCTCCTAGAGCcagaaaag GTTGATTACTTGAATCTCAAAAGTAATCAGAGGCTTTTGTTTTCGTCCATGATTAGTGGAACAGGAGATAAGTGCTGGACTTCTGAAAAGGTTAACCCATGA
- the LOC106420746 gene encoding dof zinc finger protein DOF2.5 isoform X1, whose amino-acid sequence MDATKWTQGFQEMMNVKPMEQIMIPNNNTHQSNTPSIARPNTVLTSSGGVSAAGAIVSAGVSNSNNTSVVVERKSRPQEKINCPRCNSTNTKFCYYNNYSLTQPRYFCKGCRRYWTEGGSLRNVPVGGSSRKNKRSSSSNILQTTPSSLGLTTTLPDLNPPIIFSNQIPNKSKGASQDLNMLSFPVMQDQHVHMSKFLQMHKMEGNGNMTHQQPSSSSSLYGSSSSPVSALELLRTGVNVSSRSGINSFMPSGPMMDSSNNVMYTSSGFPTMVDYKTSNLSFSTDHQGLGHNNNNNNNNNNNSSSDAHSDHHQGRVLFSFGDQMKELSSSITQEVDHDDNQQQKSHGNNNNSSPNNGYWSGMFSTTGGGSSW is encoded by the exons ATGGACGCTACGAAGTGGACACAG GGCTTCCAAGAAATGATGAACGTAAAACCAATGGAGCAAATTATGATTCCTAATAACAACACTCATCAATCAAACACCCCGTCCATTGCCAGGCCAAACACCGTTCTCACATCCAGCGGCGGCGTCTCAGCCGCAGGAGCCATCGTCTCCGCCGGCGTAAGCAACAGCAACAATACGTCGGTTGTGGTGGAGAGGAAATCAAGACCACAAGAGAAAATAAATTGTCCAAGATGTAACTCAACCAACACAAAGTTTTGTTACTACAACAACTATAGTCTCACGCAACCAAGATACTTCTGCAAAGGTTGTCGGAGGTACTGGACCGAAGGTGGATCTCTCAGGAATGTCCCTGTCGGTGGAAGTTCAAGAAAGAACaagagatcatcatcatcaaacatCCTTCAGACAACACCATCTTCACTTGGTTTGACTACAACACTTCCAGATCTAAACCCACCAATTATCTTCTCAAACCAAATCCCTAATAAATCAAAAGGGGCATCACAAGATCTCAACATGTTGTCTTTCCCGGTCATGCAAGACCAACATGTTCACATGTCTAAATTTCTTCAGATGCATAAGATGGAAGGAAATGGCAATATGACTCATCAACAGccgtcatcttcatcttctctctatGGTTCTTCGTCGTCTCCTGTTTCAGCGCTTGAGCTTCTAAGAACAGGAGTTAATGTTTCATCAAGATCAGGGATTAACTCTTTTATGCCTTCTGGTCCAATGATGGATTCTTCAAACAATGTGATGTACACTTCTTCAGGGTTTCCAACGATGGTGGATTACAAAACAAgtaatctctctttctctactGATCATCAAGGGCTTGgccataacaacaacaacaacaacaacaacaacaacaacagttcTTCTGATGCTCATAGTGATCATCATCAAGGTAGGGTTTTGTTTTCCTTTGGGGATCAAATGAAGGAGCTTTCATCAAGCATAACACAAGAAGTTGATCATGATGATAATCAACAACAGAAGAGTCatggtaataataataattcaagcCCTAATAATGGATACTGGAGTGGGATGTTCAGTACTACAGGTGGAGGATCTTCATGGTGA
- the LOC106420746 gene encoding dof zinc finger protein DOF2.5 isoform X2 has product MMNVKPMEQIMIPNNNTHQSNTPSIARPNTVLTSSGGVSAAGAIVSAGVSNSNNTSVVVERKSRPQEKINCPRCNSTNTKFCYYNNYSLTQPRYFCKGCRRYWTEGGSLRNVPVGGSSRKNKRSSSSNILQTTPSSLGLTTTLPDLNPPIIFSNQIPNKSKGASQDLNMLSFPVMQDQHVHMSKFLQMHKMEGNGNMTHQQPSSSSSLYGSSSSPVSALELLRTGVNVSSRSGINSFMPSGPMMDSSNNVMYTSSGFPTMVDYKTSNLSFSTDHQGLGHNNNNNNNNNNNSSSDAHSDHHQGRVLFSFGDQMKELSSSITQEVDHDDNQQQKSHGNNNNSSPNNGYWSGMFSTTGGGSSW; this is encoded by the coding sequence ATGATGAACGTAAAACCAATGGAGCAAATTATGATTCCTAATAACAACACTCATCAATCAAACACCCCGTCCATTGCCAGGCCAAACACCGTTCTCACATCCAGCGGCGGCGTCTCAGCCGCAGGAGCCATCGTCTCCGCCGGCGTAAGCAACAGCAACAATACGTCGGTTGTGGTGGAGAGGAAATCAAGACCACAAGAGAAAATAAATTGTCCAAGATGTAACTCAACCAACACAAAGTTTTGTTACTACAACAACTATAGTCTCACGCAACCAAGATACTTCTGCAAAGGTTGTCGGAGGTACTGGACCGAAGGTGGATCTCTCAGGAATGTCCCTGTCGGTGGAAGTTCAAGAAAGAACaagagatcatcatcatcaaacatCCTTCAGACAACACCATCTTCACTTGGTTTGACTACAACACTTCCAGATCTAAACCCACCAATTATCTTCTCAAACCAAATCCCTAATAAATCAAAAGGGGCATCACAAGATCTCAACATGTTGTCTTTCCCGGTCATGCAAGACCAACATGTTCACATGTCTAAATTTCTTCAGATGCATAAGATGGAAGGAAATGGCAATATGACTCATCAACAGccgtcatcttcatcttctctctatGGTTCTTCGTCGTCTCCTGTTTCAGCGCTTGAGCTTCTAAGAACAGGAGTTAATGTTTCATCAAGATCAGGGATTAACTCTTTTATGCCTTCTGGTCCAATGATGGATTCTTCAAACAATGTGATGTACACTTCTTCAGGGTTTCCAACGATGGTGGATTACAAAACAAgtaatctctctttctctactGATCATCAAGGGCTTGgccataacaacaacaacaacaacaacaacaacaacaacagttcTTCTGATGCTCATAGTGATCATCATCAAGGTAGGGTTTTGTTTTCCTTTGGGGATCAAATGAAGGAGCTTTCATCAAGCATAACACAAGAAGTTGATCATGATGATAATCAACAACAGAAGAGTCatggtaataataataattcaagcCCTAATAATGGATACTGGAGTGGGATGTTCAGTACTACAGGTGGAGGATCTTCATGGTGA
- the LOC106420803 gene encoding calcium-binding protein KIC produces MFRRDNHICTHSPTHTLYIYPHCTQIKTVHKISSLLMEPPSKKPFVAATTKMETEYEDMLPIMAEKMDVEEFVSELCKGFSLLADPQRDLITAESLRRNSRVLGIEGMSKEDAQGMVREGDLDGDGALNQTEFCVLMVRLSPEMMEDAETWLEKAISQELNNHNHSSLP; encoded by the coding sequence ATGTTCAGACGTGACAACCACATCTGTACACATAGTCCAACTCACACTTTGTATATCTACCCCCATTGCACTCAAATCAAAACAGTTCACAAAATTTCTTCTCTCCTCATGGAACCGCCAAGCAAGAAACCTTTTGTAGCTGCTACTACGAAGATGGAGACCGAATACGAAGATATGTTACCGATCATGGCGGAGAAAATGGACGTAGAAGAGTTTGTATCAGAGCTATGCAAAGGTTTCAGTTTGCTAGCGGATCCACAGAGAGATCTCATCACAGCTGAGAGTCTAAGGAGGAACTCAAGGGTGCTTGGGATTGAAGGAATGAGCAAGGAAGATGCACAAGGAATGGTTAGAGAAGGAGACCTTGACGGAGATGGTGCTCTTAACCAAACCGAGTTCTGCGTTCTCATGGTTCGGTTAAGCCCTGAGATGATGGAAGATGCTGAGACTTGGCTGGAGAAAGCTATTAGCCAAGAACTCAACAATCACAATCACTCTTCTCTGCCTTGA